One genomic window of Magnolia sinica isolate HGM2019 chromosome 3, MsV1, whole genome shotgun sequence includes the following:
- the LOC131239251 gene encoding probable protein S-acyltransferase 7 — MQNQMMYSAPQRSLSNRRIIDTRGQSKRLYQVWKGGNRFFLGGRLIFGPDVRSLVLTILLIVVPVIIFASFISQRLINEFQHHLGKLIVAIPVIFMIYVLCILFLTSGRDPGIIPRSTHPPESEDDGDACLSIDWAGNQGPTSSLPPTKDVLVNGMVVKVKYCHTCMLYRPPRCSHCSICNNCVDRFDHHCPWVGQCIGKRNYRFFFMFVSSTTMLCLYIFAFCWVNIKKIMDAYQCNLWRAFLKTPMSAVLIIYTFIAAWFVGGLTAFHIYLISTNQTTYENFRFRYEGKVNPYDLGWAKNIREIFCSRIPSSHNNFRARVNEDFASSTASLPRGHVLSPEIAKASLTIDMGSKRQAVAADEFEDIQNQIGLERSRSQARHSNWVQKGNWEIMPDMQALPSEFGMEHKGFTDREKISH, encoded by the exons ATGCAGAACCAGATGATGTATTCGGCTCCCCAGCGCTCGCTTTCGAATCGACGGATCATTGACACTCGTGGCCAGTCGAAACGGCTCTATCAAGTCTGGAAAGGAGGCAAT AGATTCTTCCTCGGAGGCAGGCTTATATTTGGTCCAGATGTGAGGTCACTGGTACTTACAATATTGCTAATTGTAGTTCCAGTGATAATCTTTGCTTCATTTATTTCTCAAAGACTAATTAATGAGTTTCAGCATCATCTCGGGAAGCTTATAGTAGCTATTCCGGTTATCttcatgatatat GTTCTTTGTATTCTCTTCCTCACTTCTGGAAGAGATCCGGGCATCATCCCTCGTAGTACACATCCTCCAGAATCAGAAGACGATGGTGATGCTTGTTTGTCGATAGACTGGGCAGGAAATCAGGGTCCCACCTCATCTTTACCTCCCACAAAGGATGTTCTTGTCAATGGGATGGTTGTCAAAGTCAAGTACTGCCACACATGCATGTTATATAGGCCACCACGTTGCTCCCATTGCTCTATCTGCAACAATTGTGTAGACCGTTTTGATCACCACTGCCCCTGGGTTGGGCAGTGTATTGGGAAG AGGAACTACCGATTCTTTTTCATGTTCGTGTCTTCCACAACTATGTTGTGCTTGTATATCTTTGCCTTTTGCTGGGTAAATATCAAGAAAATAATGGATGCATATCAATGTAATCTCTGGAGGGCTTTTCTGAAGACGCCCATGTCGGCTGTTCTAATCATATACACATTCATAGCAGCTTGGTTCGTGGGAGGGCTCACAGCATTTCACATATATTTAATCTCCACCAACCAG ACGACCTACGAGAATTTTCGATTCCGCTATGAAGGGAAGGTGAATCCTTATGACCTCGGGTGGGCCAAAAACATTAGGGAGATCTTCTGCTCGAGGATTCCCAGTTCTCATAACAACTTCCGAGCAAGGGTGAACGAGGACTTCGCCTCCTCCACTGCTTCTCTCCCTCGGGGCCACGTTCTCAGCCCGGAGATTGCCAAGGCGAGCTTAACCATAGATATGGGCAGCAAACGGCAGGCTGTTGCTGCGGATGAGTTTGAAGATATACAGAACCAGATTGGGTTAGAGAGATCCAGGAGCCAGGCAAGGCACTCGAACTGGGTCCAGAAAGGCAACTGGGAAATCATGCCCGACATGCAGGCATTGCCCAGTGAGTTTGGAATGGAGCACAAAGGCTTCACTGATAGGGAGAAGATAAGCCATTGA